A region from the Kineothrix sp. IPX-CK genome encodes:
- a CDS encoding Flp1 family type IVb pilin, which yields MERKLKNFKNFIWEEDGLGTVEIILILVVLIGLVIIFKKQLQALVSNVFNKISEDSNTIIS from the coding sequence ATGGAAAGAAAATTAAAGAACTTTAAAAATTTTATTTGGGAGGAAGATGGACTGGGAACGGTAGAAATTATATTGATTTTAGTGGTTTTAATTGGTCTTGTGATCATTTTTAAAAAGCAGCTTCAAGCCCTGGTGTCGAATGTCTTTAATAAGATTAGTGAAGACAGTAATACAATTATCTCATGA
- a CDS encoding DUF5702 domain-containing protein, protein MKYGQPAKSGYLTVYLSLSLILLLSLILTLAEGARINTIRMESECVADIGMNSVLAEFHRELLEQYDLLFVDSSYGTASPSVEKSAQHLRNYMQKNFTAGEQGPANVRDWLLLSVDKAVLSEYAIASDNNGDVMKGQALAYMKESTAEGMLSEVVGRISEDISLLEGLGLDTRNIEGERNNIQEQIDAIELPKEINENDEEVEIPLNNPADKVNSFRAGGILSLVLKDTTLLSSTAIHTKDYISHRAIYKGTGPSPEGPSVGGVVNNLLFDEYLIEKCSRYGEELDKSLLKYQIEYILEGKASDKENLESIAKRLLTWREVSNVIYILSDSEKCTQARTLALSLTAVLQVPALTEPVKYSILFAWAYIESLYDVRCLLNGGKVPILKTSADWKTDIDSVVNFSGAIQDENKGENGPTYVDYLRIMLSLENDDTKKLRTMDIMEMDIRMTPGNIYFRMDACFDSFLADISISSGFGYHFDIRKRYGYN, encoded by the coding sequence ATGAAATACGGCCAACCCGCGAAAAGCGGTTATCTTACAGTATATCTTTCGCTCTCCCTTATACTTCTCCTCTCCCTCATACTGACATTAGCTGAAGGAGCAAGAATCAATACGATCCGGATGGAAAGCGAATGTGTAGCGGATATAGGGATGAATAGTGTGTTGGCGGAATTTCACAGAGAACTTTTGGAGCAATATGATTTGCTCTTTGTGGATAGCTCATATGGAACCGCATCCCCTTCTGTGGAAAAGTCCGCACAGCACCTCAGAAATTATATGCAGAAAAATTTTACTGCCGGGGAACAAGGACCTGCCAATGTGCGGGACTGGCTGTTGCTGTCTGTGGACAAGGCTGTTCTTTCGGAATATGCCATCGCCTCGGACAATAACGGTGATGTGATGAAAGGGCAAGCCCTAGCCTACATGAAAGAAAGTACAGCGGAAGGAATGCTTTCAGAAGTGGTTGGCCGTATATCGGAAGATATCTCTTTATTAGAAGGGCTCGGATTGGATACGAGAAATATAGAAGGGGAGAGGAACAATATTCAGGAGCAGATAGATGCTATAGAGCTTCCTAAGGAAATAAATGAAAATGATGAGGAAGTAGAAATACCACTTAATAATCCTGCGGATAAAGTAAATTCATTTAGAGCAGGCGGTATCCTCTCGCTGGTATTGAAGGATACCACTTTGCTATCGAGCACAGCCATTCATACAAAGGACTACATATCCCATAGGGCCATATATAAAGGGACGGGGCCTTCGCCGGAAGGCCCAAGCGTAGGCGGAGTGGTCAATAATCTTTTATTCGATGAGTATTTAATTGAAAAATGCAGCAGGTATGGAGAGGAATTGGATAAATCTCTGCTGAAATATCAGATTGAATATATCCTTGAAGGAAAAGCATCTGATAAGGAGAATTTGGAAAGTATAGCAAAGCGGCTTTTGACTTGGCGGGAGGTCTCCAATGTAATTTATATTTTGTCGGATTCTGAAAAGTGTACACAGGCCAGAACTCTGGCTCTTAGTCTGACGGCAGTCTTGCAGGTTCCTGCGCTGACCGAACCGGTTAAATATTCCATTTTATTTGCATGGGCATATATAGAGAGCCTATATGACGTGAGGTGCCTTTTAAATGGTGGTAAGGTACCAATACTAAAGACAAGCGCGGATTGGAAAACAGATATTGACAGTGTGGTGAATTTCAGCGGAGCCATACAAGATGAGAATAAAGGGGAAAACGGACCCACTTATGTAGATTACTTAAGAATTATGTTGTCTTTGGAAAATGATGATACGAAAAAGCTGCGTACCATGGACATTATGGAAATGGACATACGCATGACGCCCGGTAACATTTATTTTAGAATGGATGCTTGCTTTGACAGCTTCCTGGCCGATATTTCGATTTCCAGCGGATTTGGCTATCACTTCGACATAAGAAAAAGATATGGCTATAATTGA
- a CDS encoding prepilin peptidase, whose protein sequence is MKIDMGYMAAAFIAICCIFDIRKKEIPIFIIVAFGILSLIAVAIAQKPELYSVLYSLIPGAAMLGLSLCTKESIGYGDGFVVLVLGVLLGFVECVFVVLAGLFLSAVVGLVLLVFKKVRGKSRMPFMPFLAAGLGVVFFV, encoded by the coding sequence ATGAAAATAGATATGGGGTATATGGCGGCAGCTTTTATAGCAATATGTTGTATTTTTGACATAAGAAAGAAGGAAATACCGATTTTTATCATCGTGGCTTTTGGGATTTTATCCTTAATTGCCGTGGCAATTGCACAAAAGCCTGAACTATATTCAGTCCTGTATTCCTTGATTCCTGGGGCGGCGATGCTGGGGCTCAGCCTTTGTACAAAGGAAAGCATAGGATATGGTGACGGCTTTGTAGTCCTCGTGTTAGGTGTACTGCTCGGTTTTGTGGAATGTGTATTTGTCGTTTTGGCAGGACTTTTTCTGTCGGCAGTTGTCGGACTCGTTCTGCTCGTGTTTAAAAAGGTGAGAGGAAAAAGCCGAATGCCTTTTATGCCATTTCTTGCTGCGGGATTGGGGGTCGTATTCTTTGTCTGA
- a CDS encoding TadE family protein, protein MSDFFKKGMRGYMTVEAAMIMPSVILLMALLLYISFFLYNRCILSQDAYLLAFRGSIQREADGNAVQGYIEESAKDQFGNKYIGMKLLEKSLEVSNKKVTVKLEGGTVNGWVLTAAGQAERNDPVEYIRKIRLMKKAWKRMQDMEED, encoded by the coding sequence TTGTCTGATTTTTTTAAGAAAGGAATGAGAGGATACATGACGGTAGAGGCGGCTATGATCATGCCTTCGGTTATTCTTTTGATGGCGCTTTTATTATATATTTCTTTTTTTCTCTATAACAGATGTATTCTTTCTCAGGATGCGTACCTTCTGGCATTTCGAGGAAGCATACAAAGAGAGGCGGATGGGAACGCCGTGCAGGGATATATAGAGGAATCCGCTAAGGATCAGTTCGGCAATAAATATATAGGAATGAAACTACTTGAAAAAAGCTTGGAGGTGAGCAATAAAAAAGTCACGGTAAAGCTGGAAGGAGGAACTGTTAACGGATGGGTGCTAACGGCTGCAGGCCAGGCGGAGAGAAACGACCCCGTAGAATATATTCGAAAGATCCGACTTATGAAAAAAGCATGGAAAAGAATGCAAGATATGGAGGAGGATTAG
- a CDS encoding DUF6382 domain-containing protein, which produces MVAVDAKYYKDLSHNYLILRNTEVEEKSEYQNKMITGNKMKRLLPCIIRNIDDEVHFYYEISSRQSIKNFYERGGMKYERMFQLFEYLLEASKEVREYLLEDNRLLLSPEYIYVNPEGEEFFFVYYPGNGDTPIMPLAEFLLEKADRESEKTVQIIYKIYEQMQDENFVLPEIMNLFHEPVDYGAANQEIKNGPVIKDTEETSSIQTESCTNEQNGSLCRDWLNQEAQECVTDENEEDSTLAKSNMIISGILLILCIGAMVGVLCIRYFCVLSIEESVLTVAGIITLVIISSFLLLSLIMVPVRGRRDYGGRKTGKEENEEPQQYMTVDDYFQQKEEREDSSESGKEKETIYGSTVFIEASLYSIENKLYGTNKGNKYHIDLNELPCTVGKMAGSVDFVIKDSSISRIHARFTKEGENIYVTDLNSTNGTFKNGLRLEPNETAGIEAGDEIRFGKMTFCYR; this is translated from the coding sequence GTGGTTGCGGTGGATGCTAAATATTATAAAGATTTAAGCCATAATTATTTAATTTTGAGAAACACAGAAGTTGAGGAAAAAAGTGAATATCAAAATAAAATGATTACAGGGAATAAGATGAAACGCCTTCTTCCATGCATTATTAGAAATATAGATGATGAGGTTCATTTTTATTATGAGATAAGCTCAAGGCAAAGTATAAAAAACTTTTATGAACGAGGAGGAATGAAGTATGAGCGGATGTTTCAATTGTTCGAATACCTTCTTGAGGCCTCAAAGGAAGTGAGGGAATATCTGCTTGAGGATAATCGCCTTTTGCTTTCCCCGGAATATATTTATGTAAATCCTGAAGGAGAAGAATTCTTTTTTGTGTATTATCCGGGAAACGGAGATACACCGATAATGCCGCTAGCCGAATTTTTACTTGAAAAGGCAGATAGGGAAAGTGAAAAAACGGTACAGATAATCTATAAAATATATGAGCAGATGCAGGATGAAAACTTTGTATTGCCGGAGATTATGAATTTATTTCATGAGCCTGTCGATTATGGTGCTGCAAATCAGGAAATTAAGAATGGCCCAGTAATAAAAGATACTGAGGAAACGAGCAGCATCCAAACGGAATCATGCACAAATGAACAGAATGGATCACTATGCAGGGATTGGCTTAACCAGGAGGCACAGGAGTGTGTTACAGATGAGAACGAAGAAGACAGCACATTGGCAAAGAGCAACATGATTATTTCCGGAATTTTACTAATTCTTTGTATAGGTGCAATGGTGGGTGTTTTATGCATTCGATATTTTTGTGTATTATCAATAGAAGAATCAGTATTGACAGTAGCCGGTATAATAACGCTTGTTATTATTTCTTCGTTTTTACTATTATCACTTATTATGGTACCTGTCAGAGGAAGAAGAGATTATGGGGGAAGAAAAACCGGAAAGGAAGAAAATGAAGAGCCGCAGCAATATATGACAGTAGATGATTATTTTCAACAGAAGGAAGAAAGGGAGGACTCATCAGAAAGTGGAAAAGAAAAGGAGACTATTTATGGAAGCACTGTTTTTATAGAGGCATCCTTATACAGCATAGAAAATAAATTATATGGAACAAATAAAGGAAATAAATATCATATTGATTTAAATGAGCTGCCCTGTACGGTAGGAAAGATGGCGGGGAGTGTGGATTTCGTCATTAAGGACAGTTCAATAAGCAGAATACATGCACGATTTACGAAGGAGGGAGAAAATATATACGTAACGGATCTCAATTCAACAAACGGCACCTTCAAGAACGGGCTTCGCCTGGAGCCGAATGAAACGGCAGGCATAGAAGCAGGAGATGAGATAAGATTTGGGAAAATGACATTTTGCTATCGGTAG
- a CDS encoding rhomboid family intramembrane serine protease yields MVREQLELFLTGEGYNKIPSNLPEFTFYFHMENNYVNVFHIIDYRNELYISEDQYTHIKKKIDELFVEKGITNIHILSLILCTDYVKAKKLCKDDSLCWIIDPFHERLIVYENQVSDFYGMRGKLEYWLSHLPEAAWQEPREEVPPKQGYKKLPFITISLVIINIVIFLICTFTGDLLYNIGAFSVADFFSGKEYYRILSCIFLHWDINHLVSNMLVLYYLGEVVEKHFGHVKYIVIYFVSGIFGNLLSMSYELYTSNYAMSAGASGAIFGVIGALLFLVLIHKGHLEQITLSRLLFMIFYSLYSGFVGTNINNAAHIGGFLSGVGTAFIIWLLSSGKFRTKSNEDAARGGF; encoded by the coding sequence ATGGTAAGAGAGCAGCTAGAGCTTTTTCTGACCGGAGAAGGCTATAATAAAATTCCATCCAATCTGCCGGAATTTACATTTTATTTTCATATGGAAAATAATTATGTGAATGTTTTCCATATCATTGATTACAGAAATGAGTTATATATTTCGGAGGACCAGTATACGCATATAAAGAAAAAGATAGATGAACTTTTCGTAGAAAAGGGGATTACGAATATTCATATTTTATCTTTAATTTTGTGTACAGATTATGTGAAGGCAAAGAAATTGTGCAAAGACGATTCCTTATGCTGGATTATAGATCCTTTTCATGAGCGGCTGATTGTATATGAAAATCAAGTCAGCGACTTTTACGGAATGCGCGGTAAGCTGGAATATTGGCTGTCGCATCTTCCCGAAGCTGCATGGCAGGAGCCGCGGGAGGAAGTGCCGCCTAAGCAGGGCTACAAAAAGCTTCCTTTTATCACAATTTCCTTGGTAATCATAAACATCGTTATTTTTCTAATATGTACATTCACCGGTGATTTGTTATATAATATAGGGGCATTCAGTGTTGCCGACTTTTTTTCCGGCAAAGAGTATTATCGTATTCTTTCCTGCATATTTTTGCACTGGGATATCAATCATTTGGTAAGTAATATGCTGGTGCTTTATTACTTGGGGGAAGTGGTGGAAAAGCATTTTGGACATGTGAAGTATATAGTTATATATTTTGTGTCGGGAATCTTTGGAAATCTCCTGTCCATGAGTTATGAATTATATACCAGCAATTATGCGATGTCGGCAGGGGCCAGTGGTGCTATATTCGGAGTGATAGGTGCACTGTTGTTTCTGGTACTCATCCATAAGGGACATTTGGAACAGATTACACTGAGCAGATTGCTGTTTATGATATTTTATTCCCTATACAGCGGATTTGTAGGGACAAATATAAATAATGCGGCTCATATCGGCGGATTTTTAAGTGGTGTAGGAACTGCATTTATAATATGGCTTTTATCTTCGGGCAAATTTCGGACAAAGAGTAACGAAGATGCAGCCCGCGGAGGCTTTTAA
- a CDS encoding SCP2 sterol-binding domain-containing protein: MKINIYYGGRGLIDDPTLFVINKIQQVLEELRVKVERFNLFELKNSITTLPQTLKEADGIILATTVEWYGIGGYMQQFLDSCWLYADKEKISSIYMCPIVMSTTYGEREGKLNLTSAWEILGGRPCSGICGYIADTSLLETNAEYVALIEKKAENMYRTINQKMASLPASNQAIKQAVSRVQMDLTPQETEQLSQYASDDRYVQRQKEDIQELTSIFRNLIDNADGEESVEVIDKFKQSFSPQPGFHAVYRIVIEGRKKHLIIKVENADLQCSYGTVDHADVELQLNSQILDDIIYARMTFQRAFMSGVMKLKGDFKVLRTLDHIFVF, from the coding sequence ATGAAAATTAACATCTATTACGGCGGCAGGGGATTAATCGATGATCCAACCCTATTTGTAATTAATAAAATACAGCAGGTGCTGGAGGAACTTCGGGTTAAAGTGGAGCGCTTCAATTTATTCGAGCTTAAAAACAGTATTACTACATTGCCTCAAACGTTGAAAGAAGCAGACGGCATTATTCTTGCCACTACTGTGGAATGGTATGGGATTGGCGGGTATATGCAGCAATTCCTGGATTCCTGCTGGCTATATGCTGACAAGGAGAAGATAAGCAGTATATATATGTGCCCTATCGTGATGTCTACTACATACGGAGAGAGGGAAGGAAAGCTTAATCTGACCTCCGCATGGGAGATCCTTGGAGGGCGCCCTTGCAGCGGCATATGCGGCTACATAGCGGATACCTCCTTACTGGAGACAAATGCGGAATATGTTGCTTTAATAGAAAAAAAAGCGGAAAATATGTATCGGACAATAAATCAGAAAATGGCTAGCCTGCCCGCCAGTAATCAGGCGATTAAGCAGGCGGTATCGCGGGTCCAGATGGATTTGACTCCGCAGGAAACGGAGCAGCTTTCTCAGTATGCCTCCGACGACAGATATGTGCAGAGGCAGAAGGAGGATATTCAGGAACTTACCAGTATTTTCAGAAATCTGATAGATAATGCGGACGGAGAAGAAAGCGTAGAGGTCATCGATAAATTCAAGCAAAGCTTCAGCCCTCAGCCTGGCTTTCACGCCGTATATAGAATCGTTATCGAAGGGAGGAAGAAACATCTGATTATTAAGGTGGAAAATGCGGACTTGCAATGCTCTTACGGCACCGTGGATCATGCGGATGTGGAATTGCAGCTAAACTCTCAGATATTGGATGATATTATTTATGCTAGGATGACATTTCAAAGGGCATTTATGTCCGGGGTGATGAAGCTGAAGGGCGATTTTAAGGTGCTTCGTACTTTGGATCATATTTTTGTATTTTAA
- a CDS encoding HIT family protein: protein MRDDNCIFCKIANGDIPSKEIYEDEEFKVILDLGPATKGHALILPKNHYRDLYELPDEAAAKVMVLAKKLATGMSGKLNCDGFNLVQNNGETAGQTVFHFHLHLIPRYKDDGQTLGWKAMKPSEEELDEVRKRIVE from the coding sequence ATGAGAGATGACAACTGTATTTTTTGTAAAATAGCGAACGGAGATATTCCGTCGAAGGAAATCTATGAGGATGAAGAATTTAAGGTAATCTTGGATTTGGGGCCGGCTACCAAAGGACATGCGCTCATTTTGCCGAAGAACCATTACCGCGATTTATATGAATTGCCGGACGAAGCGGCAGCAAAGGTTATGGTGCTTGCTAAAAAGCTGGCGACCGGAATGTCCGGGAAGCTAAACTGCGATGGTTTTAATCTGGTACAGAACAATGGAGAAACGGCAGGCCAAACGGTATTCCATTTTCACCTGCATCTGATTCCCCGCTACAAGGACGACGGACAGACGTTAGGATGGAAAGCGATGAAGCCCTCGGAAGAAGAGCTTGATGAAGTGCGAAAAAGAATCGTTGAATAA
- a CDS encoding fumarate hydratase codes for MRTIQVSVIADSIKEMCIEANHYLPEDMKTVMNEASSSEKAPLGRQVLCQLQENLEIAAKDMIPICQDTGMAVIFMEIGQEVHFEGGVLEDAVNEGVKSGYEEGYLRKSVVKDPLIRENTKDNTPAVIHYEIVPGEEVKITVAPKGFGSENMSRVFMLKPSDGIDGVKEAILTAVKDAGPNACPPMVVGVGIGGTFEKCALMAKKALTRSVNKRSDIPYIKEMEEELLEKINKTGIGPGGLGGSTTAFAVNIDTYPTHIAGLPVAVNICCHVNRHAVRII; via the coding sequence ATGAGAACGATACAAGTGTCTGTTATTGCGGATAGTATAAAAGAAATGTGTATAGAGGCCAATCATTATTTGCCGGAGGATATGAAGACAGTAATGAACGAGGCATCGTCTTCAGAAAAGGCACCTTTGGGCAGGCAGGTTTTATGCCAGTTACAAGAAAACCTTGAGATTGCGGCAAAGGATATGATTCCCATTTGCCAGGATACCGGAATGGCGGTTATTTTTATGGAGATTGGTCAAGAGGTTCATTTCGAAGGCGGCGTTTTAGAGGATGCGGTCAACGAAGGCGTGAAATCAGGATATGAAGAAGGCTACTTAAGGAAATCGGTGGTTAAAGACCCTTTGATTCGTGAGAATACAAAGGACAATACGCCGGCAGTGATTCATTATGAAATTGTACCGGGAGAAGAAGTGAAGATTACAGTGGCTCCAAAGGGATTTGGCAGCGAGAACATGAGCCGCGTGTTCATGTTAAAGCCTTCCGACGGTATAGATGGAGTAAAGGAGGCAATACTGACTGCTGTAAAAGACGCAGGTCCGAACGCATGTCCGCCTATGGTAGTGGGTGTGGGAATTGGAGGTACGTTTGAAAAGTGTGCCCTGATGGCGAAGAAGGCGCTCACAAGATCGGTGAACAAACGCTCGGATATTCCTTATATAAAGGAAATGGAGGAAGAGCTGCTTGAAAAGATCAACAAGACCGGAATCGGCCCCGGAGGACTAGGAGGGAGCACCACCGCGTTTGCGGTCAATATAGACACCTATCCAACACATATAGCCGGACTTCCGGTAGCTGTAAATATTTGCTGCCATGTAAACAGGCATGCGGTGAGAATTATTTAG
- a CDS encoding Fe-S-containing hydro-lyase — MDKYINAPISSETAKELRAGDYVYITGTIYTARDAAHKRMYEALEEGKELPINLTNNIIYYMGPSPAREGRSIGSAGPTTASRMDKYTPDFLDRGLKGMIGKGKRTEAVREAILRNGAVYFAAVGGAGALLSRSIKSSKVIAYEDLGTEAIRELQVENFPVIVVIDSEGSNLYETALEKYKEL, encoded by the coding sequence ATGGATAAGTATATAAATGCGCCAATAAGCAGCGAAACGGCAAAAGAGCTGAGAGCCGGAGATTACGTTTATATTACCGGAACTATTTATACTGCACGGGATGCCGCCCATAAGAGAATGTATGAAGCTTTGGAGGAAGGAAAGGAACTTCCCATAAATCTCACGAATAATATCATATATTACATGGGGCCGTCACCGGCACGTGAGGGCAGATCCATCGGTTCCGCAGGGCCTACTACGGCAAGCCGTATGGATAAGTATACTCCGGATTTTCTTGATAGAGGATTGAAAGGGATGATCGGGAAGGGTAAGCGGACGGAAGCGGTCAGAGAAGCAATCTTACGTAATGGAGCAGTATATTTTGCGGCGGTGGGAGGCGCAGGAGCACTTCTGTCGCGATCTATTAAAAGCTCAAAGGTAATTGCATACGAAGATCTCGGTACAGAAGCTATTCGTGAATTGCAGGTAGAGAATTTTCCCGTTATTGTTGTAATCGATTCGGAAGGCAGCAACTTATACGAGACGGCATTGGAAAAGTATAAAGAATTATAA
- a CDS encoding lysophospholipid acyltransferase family protein, whose translation MYRIMMMVLRLFLKVPFYLLQIWWYGKSSKKTYEEAYAVVKKTTIAANRAGKVKIESFGLENIPRENGFIFFPNHQGLYDVLAFLESCPVPFAFVIKKEAKNVILLKQVTKALGSIAMDRDDIRQSMKVIQQVTEEVKAGKNFLIFAEGTRSREGNKLLNFKGGSFKSAQKAKCPIVPCALVDAFKPFDEKSIKPLTVKIIYLPPMYYEEYKDMKTMEIAAEVKRRIEEVIAGHI comes from the coding sequence ATGTATAGAATTATGATGATGGTCTTAAGATTGTTTTTGAAAGTGCCTTTTTATCTTTTGCAAATATGGTGGTATGGGAAAAGCAGCAAGAAAACTTATGAAGAGGCATATGCTGTCGTGAAGAAGACGACCATAGCAGCAAACAGGGCCGGAAAAGTCAAGATAGAATCTTTCGGTCTGGAAAATATACCCAGGGAGAACGGGTTCATATTCTTCCCTAACCACCAAGGGTTGTATGATGTGCTGGCATTTTTGGAATCTTGCCCGGTTCCTTTCGCTTTCGTTATTAAAAAGGAAGCAAAGAATGTCATATTGCTCAAACAGGTAACGAAAGCTCTCGGCTCCATCGCCATGGACAGAGATGATATCCGTCAGTCGATGAAGGTCATACAGCAGGTTACGGAAGAGGTAAAAGCCGGAAAAAACTTTCTTATTTTTGCGGAAGGCACCAGAAGCCGTGAGGGCAATAAGCTGTTGAATTTTAAGGGCGGAAGCTTTAAAAGTGCCCAGAAGGCAAAGTGTCCGATAGTACCTTGCGCACTGGTGGATGCATTCAAGCCGTTTGACGAGAAATCGATAAAACCGTTAACTGTGAAAATCATATATCTCCCCCCGATGTATTATGAAGAATATAAGGATATGAAGACGATGGAAATAGCGGCAGAAGTGAAACGCCGTATAGAAGAGGTAATAGCCGGACACATATAG
- a CDS encoding IS481 family transposase, which translates to MASITQDMRYRLSLIHYADKYGVSKAAVRYKTNRQYIYRWKRRFDGSIESLRDRSRKPHHHPNQHTDAERKLISDMRRRNPDAGLVVLWVKLMQRGYSRSIPGLYRFLRKQGILARRPPNPKYIPKPYEAMSYPGQRIQIDVKFVPSVCLTGDAKGKRFYQYTAIDEFSRWRFVEAFEEHSSYSSSQFLEHLIKAFPLPIECVQTDNGQEFTKRFASYGGCDKPTLFQVRLQQHGIRHKLIRPFTPRHNGKVERSHRKDNERFYATHRFYSLEDFGRQLKIYNTRDYNRFPMRPLGWKSPAEILKNYLRSL; encoded by the coding sequence ATGGCTAGTATAACACAGGATATGAGGTATCGTCTATCTCTCATTCATTACGCGGATAAGTATGGTGTCTCCAAGGCCGCTGTCAGATATAAGACCAACAGACAGTATATTTATCGTTGGAAACGTCGTTTTGATGGTTCTATCGAATCCCTTAGGGACCGTTCCAGAAAACCTCACCATCACCCCAACCAGCATACCGATGCCGAAAGGAAGCTCATTTCGGATATGCGCAGACGCAATCCAGATGCCGGACTGGTCGTCCTTTGGGTCAAGCTCATGCAGCGGGGATACTCCCGCTCCATCCCCGGACTCTATCGCTTCCTGAGAAAACAGGGCATTCTGGCACGAAGACCTCCAAATCCCAAGTACATCCCTAAGCCTTACGAAGCCATGAGCTATCCCGGACAGCGCATCCAGATCGACGTCAAATTTGTCCCTTCTGTCTGCCTGACAGGTGATGCCAAAGGGAAGCGTTTTTATCAATACACAGCCATCGATGAATTCTCCCGATGGCGTTTCGTGGAAGCCTTTGAAGAACACAGTTCTTATTCTTCCTCACAGTTTTTGGAGCACCTGATCAAAGCATTTCCCTTACCCATCGAGTGTGTGCAGACCGATAATGGGCAGGAATTCACCAAGCGGTTTGCTTCTTATGGTGGTTGCGATAAACCGACTCTTTTTCAGGTAAGGCTACAGCAGCATGGCATCCGTCATAAGTTGATCCGTCCCTTCACTCCAAGACATAATGGGAAGGTAGAGCGCAGCCACAGAAAAGACAATGAACGCTTTTATGCCACCCATCGATTCTACTCATTGGAGGACTTTGGCAGACAGTTAAAGATCTATAACACAAGGGATTATAACCGCTTTCCCATGAGGCCCCTTGGATGGAAATCTCCCGCAGAGATATTAAAGAATTATTTACGGTCACTGTAA
- a CDS encoding DUF6273 domain-containing protein — protein MQAGDRIIFDRYEWRVLDVKSNAALIITEDIVEKRPYHDSYKDITWADCELRKYLNGEFHDKFMEVSKSRILTVTNKNSDNPWFGTNGGEDTQDSIFLLDIEDVVCRYFGDSSEKLRNRSKKQNYWFQNKDENNSKRIAKFKGYDYWWWLRSPGRIDRVAAYIHGSPGGCVGINGNSVFFRSFGPERDGGVRPALWMSL, from the coding sequence ATGCAGGCGGGAGATAGAATAATATTTGACCGATACGAATGGCGCGTGCTTGATGTAAAAAGCAATGCGGCTTTGATTATAACCGAAGATATAGTAGAAAAACGCCCTTACCATGATAGTTATAAAGATATAACATGGGCTGACTGTGAATTAAGAAAATATCTTAACGGTGAATTTCATGATAAATTTATGGAAGTCAGTAAATCAAGAATCCTTACAGTGACAAATAAAAATTCGGATAATCCGTGGTTTGGTACAAATGGTGGAGAAGATACACAAGATAGCATATTTTTATTAGACATTGAAGATGTGGTATGCAGATATTTCGGAGACAGCAGCGAAAAATTGCGAAATCGAAGCAAAAAGCAAAATTATTGGTTTCAAAACAAAGACGAAAACAACAGTAAGCGAATCGCAAAGTTTAAGGGGTATGACTACTGGTGGTGGCTACGGTCGCCCGGTCGCATTGATAGGGTTGCCGCGTATATCCACGGTAGCCCGGGCGGCTGCGTAGGTATCAATGGCAACAGTGTCTTCTTCCGTAGCTTTGGCCCGGAACGCGACGGTGGTGTACGCCCCGCTTTGTGGATGAGTTTGTAG